In Rhodopirellula bahusiensis, the following proteins share a genomic window:
- a CDS encoding DcaP family trimeric outer membrane transporter — MSSKIIARTISELADLRWMLPMVGLCLFAVPVHSEDSLASLLRMAEEDTLEDPLLLTQFTEFGESLDAIESPVTEVLQQLDLDSSERLNRRSFTSEAFDRSLGEQQQNNFTAFPDFDRGIVVFGEEAALKIGGFVKADFISDFDPIDSVDSFDTSEIPVGAADRKNSRFHARSSRLSFDTRWKVQREVVRAFVEADFFGGDDGGNGSFRLRHAYGTMGYFTAGQTWTTFTHPSAVPQTLDFEGAVSNVNRRQGLVRLDLPLGDSGWSWAVSLEDPRIQIEIPNGVTGEGRTETPDVITHLKLERDRGDFQAAFVVRELGFQPVGDPVLTDTAWGFNFTGSAKPLNDTRVYSQITFGEGIGSYRGSPDVVSTGPNSASILPMFGWMIGCKHVWNDRLTSNLTYSELILDPIAGQAGTNLRQTNYLAVNLIHNPVDRVFIGIEYLCGTRENQDGDQADATRLQMSFGFYLP; from the coding sequence ATGAGCTCCAAAATCATCGCACGAACGATCAGTGAGCTTGCCGATCTGCGATGGATGCTGCCGATGGTCGGACTGTGTCTCTTTGCCGTCCCGGTTCACTCGGAAGATAGCCTTGCGTCACTGTTGAGGATGGCTGAGGAGGATACGCTCGAAGATCCGTTGCTGCTAACGCAGTTCACGGAGTTTGGTGAGAGCCTGGACGCGATTGAATCTCCCGTGACTGAAGTGCTGCAGCAACTGGATTTGGATTCGTCGGAACGTTTGAATCGGCGGTCATTCACGTCGGAGGCGTTTGATCGTTCGCTCGGCGAACAGCAGCAAAACAACTTCACCGCGTTTCCCGATTTCGATCGTGGAATTGTTGTCTTTGGCGAAGAGGCGGCACTGAAGATTGGTGGGTTCGTCAAAGCGGATTTTATATCCGACTTCGATCCCATCGACTCGGTGGATTCATTCGACACCAGTGAGATTCCCGTTGGAGCCGCCGACCGGAAGAATTCTCGGTTCCATGCTCGGTCGTCACGCTTGAGTTTCGACACCCGTTGGAAAGTTCAACGAGAGGTGGTTCGGGCGTTTGTGGAAGCCGATTTCTTTGGTGGTGATGACGGCGGCAATGGATCGTTTCGGTTGCGTCATGCTTACGGGACGATGGGGTACTTCACGGCGGGCCAAACCTGGACCACGTTCACGCATCCGTCGGCCGTTCCTCAGACATTGGATTTCGAAGGAGCCGTTTCAAACGTGAACCGTCGCCAAGGTTTGGTGCGATTGGATTTGCCGCTGGGAGATTCAGGGTGGTCGTGGGCAGTGTCATTGGAAGACCCGCGAATTCAGATTGAGATTCCAAACGGCGTGACGGGAGAAGGACGGACGGAGACGCCCGATGTGATCACTCACTTGAAGTTGGAGCGAGACCGCGGCGATTTTCAGGCCGCGTTTGTCGTTCGCGAATTGGGCTTTCAACCGGTCGGAGATCCCGTTCTCACCGATACCGCCTGGGGTTTCAACTTCACCGGATCAGCCAAACCGTTGAACGACACGCGGGTCTATTCCCAGATCACATTCGGGGAAGGGATCGGTAGCTATCGCGGTTCACCCGATGTTGTGTCCACCGGTCCGAACAGTGCTTCCATCTTACCGATGTTTGGATGGATGATCGGGTGCAAGCATGTTTGGAACGATCGGCTGACGTCCAATTTGACTTACAGCGAGCTGATCCTCGATCCGATTGCTGGCCAGGCTGGCACCAACCTACGGCAGACCAACTACCTCGCAGTGAACTTGATCCACAATCCAGTCGACCGCGTGTTCATCGGGATCGAGTACTTGTGCGGAACACGCGAGAACCAAGACGGCGACCAAGCCGACGCGACTCGGTTGCAAATGTCGTTTGGTTTCTATCTGCCCTGA
- a CDS encoding DUF3302 domain-containing protein, giving the protein MQSAGPALRIISLIFLLVFAALIIAVAVGLAALPGQIAKRRQHPFSDAVNIAGWLGLPTGIVWVLAMVWAHMSPKPNESSGHATTESAQLAAQVQQLESLVDALEQTSSGNQS; this is encoded by the coding sequence TTGCAATCTGCCGGACCGGCGCTTCGCATCATCTCATTGATCTTTCTGCTCGTCTTTGCGGCTTTGATTATCGCGGTCGCCGTGGGCCTAGCGGCTCTTCCCGGCCAAATCGCGAAACGCCGCCAGCATCCGTTCTCCGACGCCGTCAACATCGCCGGATGGCTTGGCCTGCCCACTGGGATCGTTTGGGTGCTGGCAATGGTTTGGGCGCACATGAGTCCAAAACCGAACGAGTCTTCCGGCCACGCCACAACCGAATCGGCACAACTCGCCGCGCAAGTTCAACAACTTGAATCGCTGGTGGATGCACTGGAACAAACCTCAAGCGGAAATCAATCATGA